Below is a genomic region from Planctomycetota bacterium.
TGCGGGCGCGAGCGGGGGAGAGAGCGAGTCCGGCGATTTCGCGCGGCCAGGTTTCGCGCGTGACGAGGGGGACGAGGGCGGGGGTGGGTTCGACGATGGTATGTCCGGCCTGGCGTGCGAGGGCGTAGCCGGAGCCGGTGGCGCCCAGGTCGGGGTAGCCTTTGCCGCCGGTGGCGAGGATGACGGCGTTTGCGGCGACGCGACCGCGGGAGGTTTCGAGGCCGCGGAGGGCGTCGCCTTCGATCCAGAGGGCGCGGGCGGTGGCGGCGAGGCGTAGGCGGACGCCGAGTTCGCGGGCGCGGCGGACGAGGGCGCGCTGGACATCTGCGGCGGAGTCGGAGACGGGAAAGACGTGGAGCCCGTCGGGGGCGGCGGTGGGGACGCCGAGGAAATGGAGGAATCGGCGAAGGGCGTCGGGGCCGAAGGCGGCGAGTGCGGGCAGGATGAAGCGTCCGTGGCGTCCGAATCTCGCGGGGAACTCGTCGGGGGGGAGGGTGCTGGTGAGGTTGCATCGACCGCCGCCGGTGGCGAGGAGTTTGACGCCCGGGCGCGGGAGTTGTTCGAGGAGGACGACCCCGCCGGCCACGGCACGAGCCGTACCCGTGCCAGGGGCGCGCCGGGATTCGGCGGCGGCGATGGCGGCCAGGAGGCCGGCGGGTCCGGCGCCGACGACGGCGAGGTCGAACACAGGTTCGGGCATCAGGGAGACCTTTCGCGGGGTTCATTATACAGCGATTTGCGGCGGATGGGATTGCGGATTGCAAAACCGCCGTCGCCCCCGGCGCGCCGGGGTTTCGGCGTGGCAAGCAAGCGCGGCGGCTAAATGTGGGCGGCGAAACAGGCGCGGGGGGCGAAAGGCGAGCGCCGCGCAAGCGCGGCGGCTAAATGTGGGCGGCGCGCGGCGGGCAGGCGGCGAACGGCGCGCAGTGGTTGACGTGAAGCGCGCTAACCGGATATATTAATCGCAGTGGAAGAGGCGGGACGATAGGACAGCGGGTGCGCCTGTAGCTCAAGCGGAAAGAGCAACGGCCTTCTAAGCCGTAGGTTGCAGGTTCGAGTCCTGCCAGGCGCGCCACATTTTCAAGTCCGAGGACGGCATCCCGCAGCCCGCCACGACGGGTGAAATTCGCCCCGGCGCGCCGGGGCTCATCTGCGGGCGTTAACGGCACGCGGGGAAGGATGGTCCCGCGGATTCATCCCGACTTCATCGGGATTCATCCGCGGGCTTTGGGGTGCGCGGTCGGGCGTTAATGGCGCGCGGCGCACGGCCGGACAAGACCGGCCGTGCCACACATGCATGCGGGGCGCGGCGCGCGGGAGGGAGGAGGCGGGAGTCGCTGTGAAGCGGCTGCGGGTGGTGATCTTGACGGATGAGTCGCTCGTGCCGCCGGCGGACTACGCGGGCGCGGATTACACGGACGAGCCGTGGAGGATGGAGCGGGACATCGAGGTCGCGCTTCGGGGCCTGGGTCACGAGGTGCGCGTGCTGGGTGTGGTGCGGAACCTGGAGGCGATCGAGGCGGTGCATCGCGAGTGGCGACCGCACGTTGCGTTCAACCTGCTGGAAGACGTGTACGGGGTGATCGCGTACGACCACAACATGGTGTCGTTCCTTGAGTTGATCGACCTGGCGTACACGGGTTGCAACCCGCTGGGGCTGGTGGTGTCGCGCGACAAGGCGCTGACGAAGAAGTTGCTGGCGTACCACCGGATTGCGGTGCCGCGGTTTATGGTGTGCCGGCCGGGGCGGGCGGTGCATCGGCCGAAGGGTCTGGAGTTTCCGCTGATCGTCAAACCGCTGCTGGAGGATTCGTCGGCGGGGATCAGCCGGCAATCGGTGGTGGAGGACGACGCGAGTTTGGTCGAGCGGGTGAAGTTCGTGCACGAGCGGTTCGAGAGCGATGCGATCGTGGAGGAGTTCATCGCGGGCCGGGAATTGTACGTGGGCGTGATCGGAAATTATCGTCTGGAGGTGTTGCCGGCGTGGGAACTGACGATTGCGAATCAGCCGGA
It encodes:
- a CDS encoding NAD(P)/FAD-dependent oxidoreductase; the encoded protein is MPEPVFDLAVVGAGPAGLLAAIAAAESRRAPGTGTARAVAGGVVLLEQLPRPGVKLLATGGGRCNLTSTLPPDEFPARFGRHGRFILPALAAFGPDALRRFLHFLGVPTAAPDGLHVFPVSDSAADVQRALVRRARELGVRLRLAATARALWIEGDALRGLETSRGRVAANAVILATGGKGYPDLGATGSGYALARQAGHTIVEPTPALVPLVTRETWPREIAGLALSPARARIDIPGRPRAGITGDILFTHTGLSGPAVLDLSGDVAVLLSDRAEVPLRLNLAPRTTRAEWLARLDSWPLSEGRKTLRTLLAAHFPRALADLLCRLAGLDPATRPPQVSRPARRALADLLTALPLTVTATEGWDRAMVTRGGVALKEVDPQTLASRRLPGLAFAGEILDLDAPSGGFNLQWAFSSGRLAGSS
- a CDS encoding D-alanine--D-alanine ligase, encoding MKRLRVVILTDESLVPPADYAGADYTDEPWRMERDIEVALRGLGHEVRVLGVVRNLEAIEAVHREWRPHVAFNLLEDVYGVIAYDHNMVSFLELIDLAYTGCNPLGLVVSRDKALTKKLLAYHRIAVPRFMVCRPGRAVHRPKGLEFPLIVKPLLEDSSAGISRQSVVEDDASLVERVKFVHERFESDAIVEEFIAGRELYVGVIGNYRLEVLPAWELTIANQPEGVPLVATARVKWHRGYQKRLGVKTRPAKDLPEGFASRLARLSRRIYRVLGLSGYARLDYRLGADGRAYLVEANANPQLARGEDFAASAEHGGVSYAELIQRIVSLGLRWKEAHAIE